The sequence accggaatgagttatctgacgtaaaatatatgattttggggtagaatgagctactttagccaaccaacccagctatgctgggttgcgccgcccggaattgcgaaaaaccccttgatcgatggtcgtttccctgttttaatttcatttttactataaatagtaagttttagtttgattataactcttcatccgtcgggctttaggagttgcgcccaacgtgaaaagagcttagaataattaggggaacggtttggtgaagccaaataggacacttactatttttggccgaaaaccttgcgcactagtagacatcacgaccgtctataaatagtaagtttactatttatagtacgtcgcggattctaggagtttgagttgtagtttgattatgatttctttcacattgcttaatacccttatttaaagggttgtgaactcgtttttaattattcatcaatcaatttcgaatttattagaatttatttctattttctgctttctttcctcgtggattcgagaagtctctgtgaggagtccagagaagttccgtggattcggaatagttatcctcttgaggaagacggtgctcgacctcacgtcctcccctgcgttccagagaagttccgtggattcggaatagttatcctcttgaggaagacggtgctcgacctcacgtcctcccctgcgtcaggtCATAACCATGGCAAAACACCCACAACGAATTATACCATAGATGAATCTTATCATtgtcaaaatcaattaaatcatTTGAAAATGACAAAATTAAAACAAGTAAACTTCTAAAAATTAATGGTCTGTTTGGGTGTCGCACAAGAATGGAACGGACCCATTTCTTCCACGCGGCTAGAAAAAGACAGCTTGTCCTGTTTTCAAAATAGTCATTTGGGGCTCATTGATTTACGGCCTCCAACATGTGTGAACATGTAATGTGTAAAGTCAAAATCATCTGCAGATCGTACCATCATGAGAAAAGGCCTCCACAAATAATCTGGCCTAATAAATAGGTGGGCGACATTCACATGCAAAAGCATAACTGCTGGTTTAAAGCTCATGGGTGCAGGTGCTACCTTTGCACCAGACTGGCTAAAACAGTTAAACCCACGAGCTTAAAATTAGGGCCCTGATGCCTGGCCAGAATGGGCCAGTTGAATGACAATGACCCCTCATGGCACGCATAGCCCAACCATCCCTACGggtctgtttgggagcgtggatttgaaaccccctggatttgaaatcctcttgttgtgtttggcaccctagagtgagaatcaactttaatccaaaagtagctagctattcatagtatatttgcaggggtttgaatttaattactaaatcaactttaatatctctaattagtaaacttatgtaatttttgacacaatggttgtaataagcctgctgaaatatatactttgccaaaaaaaaaaatgatgaaattccaacttTATGGgctacaagcacaagatcacgtccgagtgactaaccaacgatttttaactgttgatttacatggacaatgtttggacggtgctgatcatcgtattaaagtaattatagtgatgcaattgataatatcattattttaggatatcagtagtgggtcatgtgtccaatggattaatagtctagtgatacgcatgttacacatgcaaatatggtaatgattttagatgtaatccaaggtctcaccttggatttcaaacccctgattgatgggatttgaaatccccttatttgaaacccccatttcctttatggtgccaaacaacctaggggatttgaaattccctcaaatccccatgaatccatggtgccaaacgatccCTAAAGCAGTTTGTGGCAATTTTATGTAGAATATCTTACGTGGGTTTGATTTAGGTCCACAGCATAAAAATCATATGGGTGAAGATACAAGTGTTCTGCTAATCAGGCacttgaaatcaatggacaacaAAAAGTCTGAATCAATGTGCATTCGTGGTCCGCATGGTGAGTGGATTTTTTTTGCAGATtgggagcggattaagtgagagCCGGGATCCACTGAAGTAGGTGGGACCCTCACCGTGGGCTTTCAGGATGTATGCGCccttccaaccattttgaaagctcatttcaggacatgatcccaaaaatgaagctaactcaaatcttaggtggaccacaccacaggaaacattcatgattgaatcctcaccattaaaaacttcatgaattccacacgaatgtttatttgccatccaacctgttgataaggtcagacacacctagatgaagaaaccacacaaatatcatcgtcatccaaaacttttgtggcccataaaaaggttttaatggtcaatcaccactgttgttTTCTGTACCAACGGCTTCATTTAttggataatgccttaaaatgagctttcaatatggatggagggtgtggatttagTCGCATACATCACAGTCAGCTTCAGGGTCCCACCCAGCTCGGCAGATCCGGGTTCTCACTTTGGGGAACCAACCCCTCGCGAGGACGCACGGGGCATATGAGGGATCACCGTGATGTATtggtttatccgcaccgtccatcgactttgccatgtcattttagggaatgcggtttggctagtgtcGCTGCCACTAGCCCTGTGGATAATGGTCTCCGCtcagtgggctccactatgaagtatatgttttatccatgccgtccatccatttttacatatcattttaggacttaatcccaaaaatgaggggaatataaatcccaggtggaccacaccacaggaaaacagtagtgattgaatacacaccattaaaatcctcctaaggcccactgtcctgtttatttgacatccaatctgttgattaggtcatgcagacgtagatgaagggaaaaaaacaaagatcagcttgatccaagacttttatggcccccaagaagtttttaacggtggacgttcaatcaacattgtttcctatcatgtgctccacttgaaattgggataaaacaaagatcagcttgatccaagacttttataggccccaagaagtttttaacggtggacgttcaattaacattgtttcctatcgCTTGAAATTAGGATATacctccttttgtttttttttttttttttttaagcttgttagtacacaacaatGTTGTGTTCACGCTTCAGTGTTACCTACGAGAGATTTGTATCAGGGTGTaaattgggatatacttcatttttgggatcataccatgaaattatctagaaaatagatgaacagcatggatgaaacaaattcagcatggtggggcccacagagcaccgaccactagccattggcaatCTGCTCTCCGTACAAGCCAAAAAATGTGGCAGTTCTAAGGCTCAAGTGCACCGCACAGTCAAGATCAAACACCTACCCTTGAAAAATTTTAGGAACCGCAGAAGTTTAGCTGATATTGGATGTCAATTGGCCATCACGGTGGCCCTGGGAaggcttcaacagtggatgtcattatcaccgctgctccCTGGCGTGGTCctattgaactttttttttttttgacacactccgacacactcacgccgtagtgggatttcaccacccatggatactcgaaccttgacagggtgttgaaactcctaaaataatggatgtacggtgtggatgaagCTCGTGAGAGCCCCTATCACCCAATCACGTCCATTACAATCCTACCAAAAAAAACAACGGTTCACACCACAAATtaggtaagtggggcccacatacctgAAGAAGGTCGCCTATATTGATGACAAGAGCCCCGGATAAGGGCTTGACTTCCACCCACTCATCCCCATGCTTCACTTGCAGCCCTCCAATTTGGTTCTGCAGCAGCACCGTCAGCACGTCCGGATCCGTGTGGGACCCGATACCCAGGGTTAGATCCGGCTGTGGGCAGTACGGGTAGTAGTGGGCCACCTGTGCCCTCCCCTCCAAACACGTCAGCTCTTTCAATCTTCCTTTATCTAATCCCAATCCTTCGCTCAACAGCTCCATGAGCACCTCACCCAACCCCTTCACGTGCTCGTCCCACGTGATCACCTCCCTCCGGCAGATCTCCGGAATCCTCCCCAAATCCAGCGGTTCAGGGCCAATCCGTACCTGCAGCGTGTCACGCCAGCTGGCGGCCTTGGATTGGAACAGATCGAAGTTCGTGTTGTAGGCCACACCGCCTCCCTGTCCCCGCCCGTAGTACTGGGATCGCACATGCGGCGGCTGCTCGTTGAAGGATCGGATGGCTGAGATCATCTCGTCGATGGCAGAGAGGGGGATGCCGTGgttggtgacctggaagaagccCCACGTGTGGGAGGCTTCATAAATTTGCTGGATGATGGCTGATCGACGGTCGGAATCCACGTCGGAGAGATCAACAGCGGGGATTGAGAGGTTGGTAGGGGGATGCTTGATCTCTGTTAGTTTTTCGGGAGGGTGGATGAAGAAACGAGGGATGGTGGTGGTGCCGGATTCGACCAGCCCTTTGACTCCGATCTTGGAGTCGTCGAAATCCTTCACCTCTTTGGCTCTATCGTAGTCCGCAGTACCACCCAAAGTCATCTTTGTCTTCTTCCTTTCTACTTCTCTTTTGCcggctttttcttttttgttatccAAAACTTCAACTTTCTTTGGGATAAGAGTTTTGTGGTGCCGTACGCAACCACGCTAAATGCCCTCGCGGCTACGTATGGGAGAcggtattttttaaaataatagttCGAAGTCTCTCGTTAGCTCTCTCTTTGTAAGTAAATGCCCTACAAGTCTTGTCTACTCCGCATGCCATAAGGCCGGTGGCCAGTGGTATGTGGGCCCATATGCGTTATTATAAAACAGACGTCTTAAATCTTTGTTTGTGGTGGTGCTCGACCGGCTCAACTAGGAAGGTCCTTTCGATTGGTCAAAGccagttcgactcgaagtccagcgacgaTGTATTTGAGATTTTCGGGATGCTCGACCAATTGAGAGTtaggctcgaccagttgaggggagccttcgaccagtcgaagccctatctcaactagtcaagggttacgcagaCGGTGCGCGGTTTatgcgtggactgcgtaaatttgaggtgatttctagaGAGGTGCGTAAGTGAGGTTTCTTTatctataaatagaagtccctagggccattctcaggCATACTAAGATTTTTTAAAGGGGTTCTaagggtttttaaaagggttttagggtttttaaagggtgtagcaatgatgagattcgaggttgtttgaatcgggtaagtcctttatctttgcaatttctattttcatagtgaaattctATCACTTTGTGCCTTGGTTTTatctcgcaagggttttccacattaaatccgTGTGTTCTCTAGTGTttgtttggtgctcttggattgctatcctaaatccatctctatgtgattccacAGACCGAATCTCAACAAGTGgaatcagagcaatcgttggggcacaaatctgaCTCTGAAGGATAAgcaataatggtaagcactaggtatgatattgagaagtactcagagaaaaatattttgagttatgaaagatcaagatgaaCAGTtttttaatcaagcaaggcgaagatagtgctcttgaggagaaaaagtctactatgactgatgatgattggaatactcttgataagaaggccttatcatcgatccgtttatgtctcacggatgagattctctacaatgtcatgagggagaaaactgcggctaagttatgggcaaagttagaggatgtctatgtgaaaaactcctctgaaaatcgcctacacttaaagcgtcagtggtataacttcaagatgacagatgGTGGAAATCTAGAGgctcacattagcaactttaataaattagtttgcaaattgctagatatggaggaagtgatgaaagatgagtaACAAACAcatatgttgctgaattctctttcggcattatatgagtcatttaagaacacaatgtgcaccacgaataaaGCCCTGAGTATCGACACCGTTATATCAACTCtttaagggaaggccatgagaaagcttaactacaacatggggacatcttccaaTGCACTGTTTACGAGGAGCAGGAATTCTAAGCAAGATACGAAGTCTTCGAGGTCAAGAactaaatccaagggtaagggcaaaggaaagttaaagtgctagaattgtgagATAGAAGGACATATGAataaggattgtacaaatcctaaatttaAGAGAGAAGAATCCGATGCTTCATACAGGGATGCCAATGTTGCTAATTCAGAtgaatcgagtggatgtgatgttgatattttgtctgtgtctacgatcagataCTTTTACGATGATTGTAAGGACGAGTAGATTCTAGACGaatgggcatcttttcacatgactcctcattggagttggttcgccagttacagggagtgcgatggtggacaagtgtttatgggtaatgacattaTCTGTAAtattgtggctgttggtacggtgcgcatTAAGATTTTTGATGAGacagagcgtaccttgactgatgtgaggcacattcctgacatgaagaagaataTAATTTCTCCTGGTGTACTTGAGGTAATGCGCTATAagttcacaagtattgatggtgctcttaaaatatctaagggggcacgagtaatcatgaaagcacaacgaACATGTACAAGTTGATTGAGAGCatttcaaaaggtggagctgaagtggttgtagcggattccacctctgcacgtgtgtggcatgttgggcatggccacatgagcgggcaggacATAAAGGCTGAGACGCGCGGACAGAGATACAGAGCAAGTGGTGCAGCCACATGTGAGAAGAATCGCACAACATAATCGCAAGATATCAGCGAGGTACATGGAtaactccaatatcgcaggggatcagtcttctattcagatggctctacgTGAGCCTGGTGTTGAAAAGTGTAAGGTGACTATgtgcgatgtgatggactcgttgtatcAGATCGATACATGGGAGTGGTGGAGCTTCTAATGGGCCAGAAAgtagttggatgcaggtggatcttcaagggatacaacatagatacagtgtaagccccgtatcttagactgtactgttccgtagacttccgcggtctttccagtcgaatttcgacaaccttaaacccttaatcggtatttgcgcacgaccctaatttacatgctgtcaacccgagtcaactcaacccaagacttgtacccctgcgaccgcgccgtcgccacggttccgatgtcgcaactcgcacaccgatccgatactctggccaagagatatgggctagcgttcggtgcgaggaaaatgccgcacgtgtaaattctgagagaatctctacgagatgtcacatcaatcaatcaatcaatcactctcatcatgtcaagtacatgtcaagtacacatcacctttcacccattcccaagcaaccccaaagtaaaaaaggttcttacacacccatacttctctt is a genomic window of Magnolia sinica isolate HGM2019 chromosome 15, MsV1, whole genome shotgun sequence containing:
- the LOC131227339 gene encoding 1-aminocyclopropane-1-carboxylate oxidase homolog 4-like, encoding MTLGGTADYDRAKEVKDFDDSKIGVKGLVESGTTTIPRFFIHPPEKLTEIKHPPTNLSIPAVDLSDVDSDRRSAIIQQIYEASHTWGFFQVTNHGIPLSAIDEMISAIRSFNEQPPHVRSQYYGRGQGGGVAYNTNFDLFQSKAASWRDTLQVRIGPEPLDLGRIPEICRREVITWDEHVKGLGEVLMELLSEGLGLDKGRLKELTCLEGRAQVAHYYPYCPQPDLTLGIGSHTDPDVLTVLLQNQIGGLQVKHGDEWVEVKPLSGALVINIGDLLQIMSNDEYKSVEHRVLANPFPEPRISIATFFNPGKRMETDYYGPVPELVSHDKPTLYRNFTMLEFFKRFFTRDLGGLIDYFKL